CCTGGCGGGCCAGGTCCTGGTGGAGAACAGTTGAAGCGCGCCTATTTCGACTGCGCCATGCAATCGCGATAGGTATCGCTCTGCATCTTCGCTTGGTCGGCCGGCGAGGCGCCGAGCTGCTTGGCGTCGTCGGCGCGATTGGCCGCCAGCGTGTGGCAGCGGGCGTCGTAGTCGACCGGCGGCGCAGCCGGCGCGACCTGCTGCGGTTCCGTCTGGGTCTGCTGCGGCACGGGCGCCGGCCGCTCGACACGCGGCTTCGGCTTGGGCGGCCTTGCCGGTTCCGGCTTGGGAACCGGCTGCGTCGTCGGCGCCGCCGGCGGCGGAGCGAGTTCCTGCCGCACCCAGGCACAGCCGGACAGAAGCAACGCGGCGGCAATCACGGCGACGAAACGCATGCGGCGGACCCGGTTGAAACCGGCTCATCTATAGCATGCGCCGCGCCGGCGCCTTAACGGGTCGCCGCGCCGATTCCGTCGCCGGAAAAGGAGACCGAGGATTCGATCCATTCCTTGATCTTGTTCTTGGGCAGCGCGCCGACCTTGGTCGCCGCGACCTGGCCCTGGGCGAAGATCATCATGGTGGGGATGCCGCGCACGCCGTATTTCTGCGGCACCTGGGGGTTCTCGTCGATGTTGATCTTGGCGATGGTCACCTTGCCGCTCATCTCGCCCGCAAGCTCTTCGAGCGCCGGCGCGATCATGCGGCAGGGGCCGCACCATTCCGCCCAGAAATCCACGACGACCGGCGTCTTGGAGTTGAGCACATCGGCCTGGAAGGAAGCGTCGGAGACCTTGATGGGAGCGGGCATGGGTGGTGTCCTTGCGATAGCTGGCTGCTATACTTAGGAATGCTACCCCTGAGGGTCAAGGCGCGCCTTGATCCGGCGCATTTCCCCGTCCAGGAGCTCATTGGACAGCGCCATGAGTGTGGGACCTTCCGTCCACACCAGCCCGCACACGATTCGCCGGCCCGGAAATATCTTCGCCGCCGCGGCGCGGTAGAGCGCCATTTGCGTGAGATAGAGCGGCGCCACATCGTCTTCGCGCGTCGGCGGCGGCCGGTTGGTCTTGAAGTCCACGATGAGGACACTGTCATCGGTCAGCGCCAGCCGGTCGATCCGGCCGTTGACGCGCGCCGCCTCTCCGAGTTCCGGCAAATCGGCGACGATGGCGACCTCGGCGCGGCTGCCCTCCGC
Above is a window of Rhizomicrobium sp. DNA encoding:
- the trxA gene encoding thioredoxin TrxA — its product is MPAPIKVSDASFQADVLNSKTPVVVDFWAEWCGPCRMIAPALEELAGEMSGKVTIAKINIDENPQVPQKYGVRGIPTMMIFAQGQVAATKVGALPKNKIKEWIESSVSFSGDGIGAATR